Within Vannielia litorea, the genomic segment TGATGACCGAGCGCTCCCTCGCCTCGGGCGGCACCGAAGATGTCATCGTTACCGGCGGCGGCCCCGGCGTGATGGAGGCCGGCAACCGCGGCGCGGCCGATGCCGGCGGCCACTCCATCGGCCTCAACATCGTGCTGCCCCACGAGCAGGCGCCCAACGAATACGTCACCCCCGACCTCTGCTTCAACTTCCACTACTTCGCCATCCGCAAGATGCACTTCCTGATGCGCGCCCGGGCGATTGCGGTGTTCCCCGGCGGCTTCGGCACGCTCGACGAGCTCTTCGAGAGCCTGACCCTGATCCAGACCGGCCGGATGCAGAAGGTGCCCTTCCTGCTGTTCGGAAAGAGCTTCTGGGAGACGATCATCAACTGGGAGGCCCTGAAGGAGGCCGGCACCATCAGCCCCGAGGACATCGACCTGTTCAAGTTCGTGGACTCGGCGGAAGAGGCGATTGCGGCGATTGATGGCTGGGAAGGGGCGGGTGAGAAGCGGGGGGAAATCCCGGGGCGATAGGCCGGGACTTGTCCCGCCAAACCGCGATCACACCGGGCCAGTAGGTCGGACTTGTCCCGACACACCAAACGCCCCCCGCACCCCCGCAAGCCGGTCGCGCGCCTGCCCGTGGGATGGCGCCGCGACGGCTTAGCGGGCACGCATCGGGCGGGGTGAGGAGCGGAATGCTATCCGCGACTCGTGAGTATCTTTGTATCCTTAGATCGCAGTGTGTGCTGTGAGCCCAGAACTACGCAGTTTCTGCAATACGGCGCACGACGACTCTCAAGCCTTGCACCTATTTAGAAATCGCACAACAACCGCGCAATCCAAACTACCAGAGACGGGACTCTAGGATCGCTCGTCAAGAGAAGCTCAAGATTTCTCTCGAAAATCTTGGAGAGCCGATTCAATGGCGCTAAATTTCTTTTTATCGTTACTGCGAACATAATCTATGACTCGCTGTTGCTGCGCAAGATCTTTGGCTGATGATATTCTAGCGAGGATTGCAATTTTCGTGTCCCTAAAGAGACTGATAATTCCCGCAAATACAAGAATACAAATCAAACCTATCCCGAAAAAGCTTAGGATTGCCACCACAAGGGTGTGATCCTTAATTAGCCGATCAGGAAAAATATCATATGAGCTGTAGTCTGCGAGTGAGACTGGAGAAATTGGCTTTTCCCCTACTGCGAAAAAGGCATGCTGCTCATCAATCCGCACGTCTGGAAAGCTATACAAGACAGTATTATTTGAAATTAGTATGAAGTACATCGACTCGTTGGGTAGAAGCCTGATCTCGGTATCGATATCGTTTTGAAAATACTGCTCGCTGGTATCTCCACCCAATGCCGCAAACTCGAAATCTCGGCTTAATATCTTGAACGTAATTGGCTCATCGCCGGACTCGTTCTTAATATAGTATGTGTCTATCGAGCCACCAAACCGCAATCCAGAAACTTCCATTAGTGAAGTTGCAAGTTCCTCTATCCGCTGGGGTGAAAGAGGTTCACCATCTCTGTCGGAACTTTCATCTAGGTGTTTGACTGAGCCACTAATAGCCGCTCGCACAAGGTCATCTGGAAGGGCCGTCTTTTGGTGTAAAATTAGAAGCTCCGGAGCGCTTTCGACATTTCTTTCAGCAAAAATCATAATGAGTCCAACCATAACTCCGCCTACGACGAGAGCGATGATCTGTTTAAAGAGGTCTTGCATATTCGCTTTGCTCCAAACTGGTTGGGCAAAACTACCCTGCCCATCACCCACTTCCAACCCTTGCTCAGCCTTAACAGTGCATAGTGCTTGCCACTGTTCTTGACGGCGCACGGTAGGAAAGTAGGGTTTGCTATTGGTTCTTGCCACTGACGCGATCGCAGCGAACGCTCACTTCGTGCGAAAATCGGCCGTTTGTCGGGGAACTCTCCTCCTCAAATCCCCCGCTCAACCCTCTTCCCCCGCGTCCCGGTCAGCTTCATCCCGGGCGCGTTCAGCTTCTCCTCCGGCCCGATCCACGCATAAGCCAGCAAGCACGGCTCCGTTTCGTCCGTCGTGATCCGGTGTTCATGCCCTGACCCGTTCAGAATGAGCGAGCCGGGCGCATGCACCGCCGCGTCGTTCTCCGACCAGGCGCCCGAGACCGACACGTAGCTCTCCTCGATGTCGGCGTGGGAGTGCTGGGGATAGGTGGTTTTCGGCGCGAAGAGCACGAAGCCCAGGATCAGGCGCTCGCTCACCACCGGGCCGCGCGGGCCGAGCACCTCGCAGTAGGCGTATTTGCGGGCCAGCGTGGGGGGCACCTTTTCGTAGCCGTATTCCCAGGTGAGCCCCGCCGCCACCCGGCCCAGAGCGCGAGCCAGCCCGGCCACGGCGCCGCGCTCGCCTCGGTCCAGCGCGCGGCCGAGGTGGGCCACCACGGGCTTTGTCTCGGGCGGGCGCATCCGCAGCTCGGGGGCGGAGTCGACGACCTTGGAGAGCATGTCGCGCACCCGCTTGCGGTGGGCGCGGATCAGCTTGCTGCCGCCGGAGGACCCGTGGCGGTAGAGCACGTCGAACTCCTGGAGAAGGTAGAGCCAGTCGGGCTGGTCGGTGAGGCGGGCGGCGGTTTGGGTGTCCATCGGAGTCTCGCGGTCTGTTCAGGCCTCACGCTACGGTGCTGCCCGGCCCGATCAACCCCCCAAAACACCAGCGGGCGATGGGGTTACCACCGCCCGTCTTGCAGAAATGCCGTATGCACGGGTTGTGCATGGGT encodes:
- a CDS encoding dimethylsulfonioproprionate lyase family protein, with product MDTQTAARLTDQPDWLYLLQEFDVLYRHGSSGGSKLIRAHRKRVRDMLSKVVDSAPELRMRPPETKPVVAHLGRALDRGERGAVAGLARALGRVAAGLTWEYGYEKVPPTLARKYAYCEVLGPRGPVVSERLILGFVLFAPKTTYPQHSHADIEESYVSVSGAWSENDAAVHAPGSLILNGSGHEHRITTDETEPCLLAYAWIGPEEKLNAPGMKLTGTRGKRVERGI
- a CDS encoding TIGR00730 family Rossman fold protein gives rise to the protein MNDASRFRDAGEDKRTAHEVPDTPQTRAPAYTLAFADEDFLCRDELRPVRLQLELLKPELLMEEHGIRSTVVLFGGARIPEPAKKDTARTQTLAELSAFYDEARSFARLMTERSLASGGTEDVIVTGGGPGVMEAGNRGAADAGGHSIGLNIVLPHEQAPNEYVTPDLCFNFHYFAIRKMHFLMRARAIAVFPGGFGTLDELFESLTLIQTGRMQKVPFLLFGKSFWETIINWEALKEAGTISPEDIDLFKFVDSAEEAIAAIDGWEGAGEKRGEIPGR